One window of the Lynx canadensis isolate LIC74 chromosome D3, mLynCan4.pri.v2, whole genome shotgun sequence genome contains the following:
- the SNRNP35 gene encoding LOW QUALITY PROTEIN: U11/U12 small nuclear ribonucleoprotein 35 kDa protein (The sequence of the model RefSeq protein was modified relative to this genomic sequence to represent the inferred CDS: deleted 2 bases in 1 codon) has protein sequence MNDWMPIAKEYDPLKAGSIDGTDEDPHDRAIWRAMLARYTPNKGVTGDPLLTLFVARLNLQTKEEKLKEVFSRYGDIRRLRLVRDLVTGFSKGYAFIEYKEERSLIKAYRDADGLVIDQHEIFVDYELERTLKGWIPRRLGGGLGGKKESGQLRFGGRDRPFRKPINLPVVKNDQYREVKKGKAGGGERSRSRERHWDSRTRDRDHDRGREKRWQEREPTRVWPESDWERERDFRDDRAKGREKRDRSK, from the exons ATGAACGATTGGATGCCCATCGCCAAGGAGTATGACCCGCTTAAAGCTGGCAGCATTGACGGCACCGATGAAGACCCACACGATCGCGCTATCTGGAGGGCAATGTTGGCACGATACACCCCCAACAAAGGCGTCACGGGAGACCCCCTCCTCACCCTGTTCGTGGCGAGACTAAACCTGCAGACCAAAGAGGAGAAGTTAAAGGAAGTATTTTCTCGCTACGGGGACATCCGGCGGCTTCGGCTGGTGAGGGACTTGGTCACGGGCTTTTCGAAAGGCTATGCCTTCATCGAATACAAAGAGGAGCGTTCTCTGATCAAAGCTTACCGAGATGCAGACGGCCTGGTTATTGACCAGCACGAGATATTCGTGGACTACGAGCTGGAAAGGACCCTCAAAGGGTGGATCCCTCGGCGCCTTGGAGGAGGTCTGGGGGGGAAAAAGGAATCCGGGCAGCTGAGATTTGGGGGGCGTGATCGACCTTTTCGGAAACCCATTAATTTGCCAGTTGTTAAAAACGACCAGTACAGAGAGGTAAAAAAGggaaaagcgggggggggggagcgatCTCGGTCG AGAGAGAGACACTGGGACTCTCGGACGAGGGACCGAGACCATGACcgaggcagggagaagagatgGCAGGAGAGAGAGCCAACCAGGGTGTGGCCAGAAAgtgactgggagagagagagggacttcAGAGATGACAGAGccaaggggagggagaagagggaccGAAGTAAGTAG